In a single window of the Gadus chalcogrammus isolate NIFS_2021 chromosome 20, NIFS_Gcha_1.0, whole genome shotgun sequence genome:
- the chaf1b gene encoding chromatin assembly factor 1 subunit B, producing MKVVTCEIAWHNKEPVYSLDFQHHGDGRVLRLATAGVDTTVRVWRVDTGPDGKAVVDFLSNLARHTKAVNVVRFSPGGELLASGGDDAAILLWKLNDQKEPESSPLFQEEDDSLLNKESWSVVKTLRGHIEDVYDISWTREGTFMVSGSVDNTAILWDVAKGQKISIFNDHKSYVQGVTWDPLGQYVATLSCDRVMRVYSTQTKKKAYCVSKMTSGPPGDGETKPYRMFHDDSMRSFFRRLTFTPDGSFLLAPAGCVEAGENITNTTYVFSRKSLKRPIAHLPCPSKATLAVRCCPVYYQLRTKQDDDGSTEALPNVFQLPYRMVLAVASEDSVYLYDTQQTLPFALVSNIHYHTLSDLSWSGDGLFLAVSSTDGYCSLVSFSPGELGQPLKEPPVLELSTPTPGPEKKVKRSAGARTSSPLPQPAPATPGPVAPAAPPVREAPSTPQAPQASPSLDKRSRGTPTAASKAPPRRITLNTLEGWGKPAGPRAPAEGPQTPTPSTPQPRLGPLTPTGAKGLQGANSPGPTTPKGPTTPKGPSTPKGPSTPKGPSTPKGPSTPKGPSPRRVALTPVALRSPAALFTPSSSEKARHERPSPPSDPVCLPPESKRPKTTEPPTKKDAAKP from the exons ATGAAGGTGGTGACGTGTGAGATCGCCTGGCACAACAAGGAGCCGGTGTACAGTTTGGACTTCCAGCACCACGGAGATGGACGGGTCCTCCGGCTCGCTACAGCCGGGGTCGACACCACAGTCAGG GTGTGGCGGGTAGACACGGGCCCAGACGGGAAGGCGGTGGTGGACTTCCTCTCCAACCTTGCCAGACACACCAAGGCCGTGAACGTGGTGCGCTTCAGCCCGGGCGGGGAGCTGCTGGCCTCCGGAGGCGACg ACGCGGCCATCCTGCTGTGGAAGCTCAACGACCAGAAGGAGCCCGAGTCGTCCCCGCTGTTCCAGGAGGAGGACGACTCTCTGCTCAACAAGGAGAGCTGGAGCGTGGTCAAAACCCTGAG GGGGCACATCGAGGATGTGTACGACATCTCCTGGACGCGCGAGGGAACCTTCATGGTGTCGGGGTCTGTGGACAACACGGCCATCCTGTGGGACGTCGCCAAAG GTCAGAAGATCAGCATATTTAACGACCACAAGAGCTACGTGCAGGGGGTGACCTGGGACCCCCTGGGGCAGTACGTAGCCACGCTCAGCTGCGACAG agtgaTGCGGGTGTACAGCACTCAGACCAAGAAGAAGGCGTACTGCGTCAGCAAGATGACCTCGGGGCCCCCCGGAGACGGAGAG aCCAAGCCGTACCGGATGTTCCATGACGACAGCATGAGGTCGTTCTTCAGGCGCCTCACCTTCACCCCAGACGGCTCCTTCCTGCTGGCCccag CGGGGTGCGTGGAGGCCGGGGAGaacatcaccaacaccacctacGTCTTCTCCAGGAAGAGCCTCAAGAG GCCCATCGCCCACCTGCCCTGTCCGTCTAAAGCCACCCTGGCCGTGCGCTGCTGCCCCGTCTACTACCAGCTGAGGACCAAGCAGGACGACG acgGCTCCACGGAGGCCCTCCCCAACGTGTTCCAGCTGCCGTACCGCATGGTGCTGGCCGTGGCGTCGGAGGACTCGGTCTACCTGTACGACACGCAGCAGACGCTGCCCTTCGCCCTGGTGTCCAACATCCACTACCACACGCTGAGCGACCTGAGCTG GTCCGGAGACGGCCTCTTCCTGGCCGTGTCGTCCACGGACGGCTACTGCTCCCTGGTGTCCTTCTCCCCGGGGGAGCTGGGCCAGCCGCTGAAGGAGCCCCCCGTCCTGGAGCTCTCCACCCCCACGCCGGGCCCCGAGAAGAAGGTCAAGAGGTCCGCCGGAGCCAGGACCTCCTCCCCGCTCCCGCAGCCGGCCCCCGCCACCCCGGGCCCCGTGGCCCCGGCGGCCCCGCCCGTCAGGGAGGCCCCGTCgaccccccaggccccccaggCCTCCCCCTCGCTGGACAAGAGGAGCCGGGGGACGCCGACCGCAGCCAGCAAGGCCCCGCCGCGGAGGATCACCCTCAACACCCTGGAGGGCTGGGGGAAGCCggccgggccccgggccccggccgagggcccccagacccccacgcCCTCCACGCCCCAGCCTCGCCTGGGGCCCCTGACCCCCACCGGTGCCAAGGGCCTCCAGGGCGCCAACTCTCCCGGGCCCACGACTCCCAAGGGGCCCACGACTCCCAAGGGGCCCTCGACTCCCAAGGGGCCCTCCACTCCCAAGGGGCCCTCCACTCCCAAGGGGCCCTCCACTCCCAAGGGGCCCTCCCCCAG GCGCGTGGCCCTGACCCCGGTGGCGCTGCGCTCTCCGGCGGCCCTCTTCACGCCGTCCTCCAGCGAGAAGGCGCGGCACG AgcgaccctcccccccctctgacccGGTCTGCCTGCCCCCCGAGTCCAAGAGGCCCAAGACCACCGAGCCCCCCACCAAGAAGGACGCCGCCAAGCCATAG